The window GTGACGTCAAGTGAACCGAGGGCCGGAAAGGCTTCCAACATTGGGCTCGCATCCTTGTTGCCTTCTTCTTGGGGGCTGGTACCAGTCTCCAAAACTTGAGGGAGGCGCTGGTCTTTCGGCCGCTCTGCCAGAGtttgcgtcgtcgacatggttCCAAACGATGGCGGGGGGACGATCGGGCGGATGCTGTTCGGCctacgccctcgtcgagctcgtctcgATGGCTCTCTATTCGATCGACGATCTCCCAACAAAGGCCACCTTGCTGCATCTTCCGCATCAACGTCTCCCTGATTCACGAAGCTTTCGTGTCTTGCATCGTACTCGCTTTCCGTATCCGTCGTGTCTGCCTCGGAGTGCCACTCCTCCTCAGAACTTTCATCCTGAAGCACACCCTCGCTAAGGTGATGGGTGTGAATGCCCATGTTCACTCCCATCTTGGCGAGGCTTCCCATCGCAGGCTTCTTGAGCATATCTGCCACTTCGGCCATGCTggaacggcgacgacggacggtgCCCTCTTCGTGCGGATTGTAGACGCCTGGTCTTCCGATGGTAGAGTCGAGGAAGTGCGCCATCTGGCCCATGTCACGGCTCGACGACAAACTGTTGACTTGTTCGCGGAAGGCCTGCAATTCCTCCCACCACTTTTCACCCTTGAGCGCATCGTTGACGATGATTTCCGTATCGATGTCATCTGTGAAACCATTGATGATGAACTCGTACGTGTTGAGGTGGCCCGAGGCAAGCCAAAACACCAAGACTTTAGCCTCGATCCGTAGCTTCTCGAGCAGCGCTCTCACGCGCGCACTCTCGTCCTCTACTTCGTTTTCGTACTCGACGAACAGCATGACTCGCAGAGAGTACGCCTGCTTCCATGTATGCACGCTCTCTAATATGTGACCTAGTTGCAGAATAAGGGTATCTGCACGAACTGCGGTTAGCTGACGTTGCCTTGACGCAGAACCACTTGTTCACGCACATGTATCAAAGTTTGTGGTTAAAATATTTTTGCCGTCAGACAAGACCTCTGCTGACATCTGGATGGGCCACAGGTCAACGAATCTCTTGGAGTTGCCGCCATCTCGTCGCGGTCTTTCCAGCTTTTCGAAAccgtgggcgacggcgacgttgaGGCGGTACTTGAGTGCGAGATCCTCGAGCATAACCATGTAGTCTGTCGGAGACATCATACCCTCGGTTCTGATCACGTCCGTCGGCAACACTCCTTCAAGCAGCCGGGCTGACGTGTCGCGGCGGCGCTTCGTTGCGGGTGCCCTCACATCAGCCTCGGGCGGCCGTCGCATTTTCACCGCCGGTGACGCAGGCACTTCTGGTATAGTCACCCTGGGGTTGGATTTACGAAGCTCATTCATGTTGTAAAAGCCCATAACGGCAATGTTCGGCCTCATGCCGCCCAGGCCAGCGGACAAGATCAGGTTCCTGATGCCCCATGTGATGGATGGAGACATTGTAAGCTGAACGAATGCCTTGATCCTGGAGAACTCGGAGATGTAATTCGTCCAGGCCTGTTGCTGAAGTCGAGCTTCGTGGACGCCGCTATCGAAGTCGTCGGTTACGATGACGTGGCCGAGAATATACAAGGACCCCTTTTTCATTGAATTACAGAACTGTATCAGGTTCACTTGTCGACGCGGATCGTTGATTAGGAGAATGATGTGTGGTCGCCAAAACTTGATGTGCTCCGGCTTCAATCGAAGAAGATATTTTCTGACTTGATGATACAGGAGGTTTTGAGACACGTCTCCCCATCGTTTCGGAGGGCAGAGATAATGAATCAGGAGGAATAAGAATATGAGACCGCAAATGGCGACGGAGGCGTAGGTCTCATCGATGAAGAACATGGCTGCTGCCGAGAGCAGGCTGCCGAGAAAGGCCGTCTGCCAGCTGAAGTACTTGAAACCCGGTCTAAAGTTGGGGGCCGACCCAATCTTGAGGAGAAAACAGGCGAGGTTCATGACGAAGAAGGTCATCTGCGCATGCTTGTTAGCGCAGCGTCATCGAATCACACAGCAGGACGAAATGGATACCTACCTGGTATCCCATGGAAATGAACGTCGCAATATGGTTCAAATCGGCCAAGAGGGAAATCTGAGAAATGACATATGTCAACATGATGGCCAGGACTGGCTCATCATACTTCTTTGTTCCTTTGCTAAATACCGACAGTCCTGGCAAAAGTTGGTCCTTGGCCAAAGCTTGAAAGAGCTTCGCGGAGCCGATGATTCCCATCAAGGCGGAGAACAAGGTGACGGCACACTCTCCGGCGAGTATAACAGGGGCGGACAGGTTTATCAGGGGTATGATGTTGGCATTGGCGAGAAACGACTCGTGGGTGGTGGTAGCAGCCAGGGACAGAACGACGACAAAGTAGACGATGAAGGTTGTCACCATGGCCCAGAGGGTACCTGTAGGGATAGCCTTGCTGGGATTCTTCAGATCTCCGGACATggaggcgccggcgaagaTTCCCGCCGTGGCTCTGGTTGGATTCTATCCGTCAGTGCCTAGTCAACGACGGACACAAGGGGTGAGCATACGGAAAGAGAATGCCAAATAGATCGCGAAAGGTGGCCAATCCATTGTAGCCGGTGTTGTCCGTTCGGGGCAAAAAGTTCCTCGCAAGAGTGTTGAGGCTGAGGCCCGTGAATTCTATTCCCGTCCTTTCATCCCGGAACGGTTGCTTGAACATGGCTGAAAGCGGGatgctgacgacggccagcgtCAAGATGGCGAGCAAAGCGTTGGATGCTCTCGAAAAGGTAGCAGAGCCAAGCAGGCAGAGTCCGGTGCAGAGAGTGAGGGCAATTGTCTGCAAGCCATAACCGGCCCAGTAGCCACGGGGAAAGCTTGGTCCAAGGTAGAGTCGTATGCAGTCGACGAGACCGACTATGTTCAAAGCAGTATTGAGAGACTGCGCGAGGAAGAACAGGATGCCGATGGAGCCTCCGAACTCAGGGCCGAGAGACCTCGAGATGAGGTAATATGCACCGCCACCCTTGACCTCGCCGTTGGAGGCAATGGCGGAGAGCGAGAGGGTGGTCAGCAAATCGACACAATACGCCGTCACTAGCAGACCTAGGGATCGAGCTTAGTCTGCGGATGATGACGCAAGGGACCTCTGGGAGGAGCGTACCCATGAttccgacgaagccgacctGGCCGAGAACGAGGCCGAACCGCAAGAACATGAGGATGCTCGTAATATTGAGGAAGACGGGGATGTAGACACCAGACATCAACCCGAGCTTGGCGCTCTTTCggtgctcggcggcgccattGCCGTCGGGCGAAGGCGAAGTCGGCATCGTAGGATCGCGAGCGGTGTTCCAGCAACGCCGTCGAATCGTTCCGGGCTACTTCGACAGCCTTCCGGCCAACCAGTTAGTCGAGAATCGGATTGGACGGGGCGAACGGTACCTCGACGTCAATGTAGCAGGCTGCCAAGGGAAGCATCAATGAAGCAATCGTACATCGGTTCATACATCGGAGGCACGCTGACGTCGCGGCGGATGCCTTCGACCAAACGCGGATGACGCATGTTGATGCCGTGGAGACGTTGCATTCCTCTCTCGGCTGTCTCCAAATGGGCAACCAGTTTGGTTTGGCTGAGCTTCCTGGGCGATGAAGGTCCTAGTGAACTAAGCCGTAGTGGGATGGATGATCGATCAGAAGTGGAGagagggggaggagaggtGGTCCAAGCATGGGGGcgatgtactgtaggtgtacatgtctggtacggagtatgaaATAATTACGTAGtcggtgtaagtactccgtgctatAAGTACACTTCCTAGTACCTAACatgagcatgtacttgcattgcaAGAATGGCTctaattacggagtattacgaCGAAACAAGTATGccacttgtacggagtacggagtacgtactaaGTAT of the Drechmeria coniospora strain ARSEF 6962 chromosome 01, whole genome shotgun sequence genome contains:
- a CDS encoding cation chloride cotransporter; the encoded protein is MPTSPSPDGNGAAEHRKSAKLGLMSGVYIPVFLNITSILMFLRFGLVLGQVGFVGIMGLLVTAYCVDLLTTLSLSAIASNGEVKGGGAYYLISRSLGPEFGGSIGILFFLAQSLNTALNIVGLVDCIRLYLGPSFPRGYWAGYGLQTIALTLCTGLCLLGSATFSRASNALLAILTLAVVSIPLSAMFKQPFRDERTGIEFTGLSLNTLARNFLPRTDNTGYNGLATFRDLFGILFPATAGIFAGASMSGDLKNPSKAIPTGTLWAMVTTFIVYFVVVLSLAATTTHESFLANANIIPLINLSAPVILAGECAVTLFSALMGIIGSAKLFQALAKDQLLPGLSVFSKGTKKYDEPVLAIMLTYVISQISLLADLNHIATFISMGYQMTFFVMNLACFLLKIGSAPNFRPGFKYFSWQTAFLGSLLSAAAMFFIDETYASVAICGLIFLFLLIHYLCPPKRWGDVSQNLLYHQVRKYLLRLKPEHIKFWRPHIILLINDPRRQVNLIQFCNSMKKGSLYILGHVIVTDDFDSGVHEARLQQQAWTNYISEFSRIKAFVQLTMSPSITWGIRNLILSAGLGGMRPNIAVMGFYNMNELRKSNPRVTIPEVPASPAVKMRRPPEADVRAPATKRRRDTSARLLEGVLPTDVIRTEGMMSPTDYMVMLEDLALKYRLNVAVAHGFEKLERPRRDGGNSKRFVDLWPIQMSAEVLSDGKNILTTNFDTYTLILQLGHILESVHTWKQAYSLRVMLFVEYENEVEDESARVRALLEKLRIEAKVLVFWLASGHLNTYEFIINGFTDDIDTEIIVNDALKGEKWWEELQAFREQVNSLSSSRDMGQMAHFLDSTIGRPGVYNPHEEGTVRRRRSSMAEVADMLKKPAMGSLAKMGVNMGIHTHHLSEGVLQDESSEEEWHSEADTTDTESEETLMRKMQQGGLCWEIVDRIESHRDELDEGSGRKTSASLKFWRLVPAPKKKATRMRAQCWKPFRPSVHLTSLPSLALHQLGQGLTPIRPSFSRQSSVARFSSRLVPEATITSEAEGSNISFAPSMPPTPRTERPTHSRQSSLGRFSSRPVPETKVGGENEGPRTIQFVEQPMTGSTSASHSRHHSRECSSTIGQGDGVALSFNDLPSRAQHLILNDLMRQHSKDTAVLMTTLPIPSDGTSLEELATIQYLSDVEVLCNELPPTLMVLSNNMTVTLQTKGARFGKKVHQSCNMSQVVMTQHAERLGYPPVGPRRLKMAAAKSGLVEQQYKLLITVSRKPEEGTSTTAEEHGAKALGQPSTRPPPLLLNDERRERFYMHCWTVPSTIPNHNESIAGYDQYHRQTKLRSRSVTDQIQSDDPVLEPARTSDSPKGPYERSSTAIGVDGFCHNCGLDITGISLPALHGGSTGVPAARFCGSCSLDATGASLPASPTFTDEFHVPQTSLYQDGVAHARSTWTSCISDESLPSNYPDEPHSPGRLAPSPRSLLSVSQRRSSLHQNTCTTFPSDMSRSDASFGVPSPISAWQDSATSPVPVRRDPMEPSFNAQQVPYHTPLLSDKGLRIMHRRSSIIPIRIRDRALLPVREYSSRCSVDIGCSTLGRMKRAKVVDIRCEKLSNREAKKCQQRVCHGAVGWI